In one window of Romboutsia hominis DNA:
- a CDS encoding cold-shock protein: MNNGIVKWFNNEKGFGFISVEGGDDVFAHFSAIQSDGFKSLEEGQKVSFNIVKGARGPQAENITIL; the protein is encoded by the coding sequence ATGAATAACGGAATAGTAAAATGGTTTAATAATGAAAAAGGTTTTGGATTTATATCAGTTGAAGGTGGAGATGATGTTTTTGCTCATTTTTCGGCTATACAATCAGATGGATTCAAATCATTAGAAGAAGGTCAAAAAGTAAGCTTTAATATAGTTAAAGGGGCTAGAGGTCCTCAAGCAGAAAATATAACTATATTATAA
- a CDS encoding CarD family transcriptional regulator, with the protein MYKIGEFIIYSNCGLCEVEDIGPLNISGINNKKDYYTLKPIYENGKIFIPIDTDVFMRAISTYEEVQQLIDGISSMEEMDCNEKNVNLLQSKYKRFIKNYECVDLLAVILGVYKKKYNGKKLGQVDEKFMKLAKGLINDEFSIALGISREEVEKYIKEKVRDRQYNN; encoded by the coding sequence ATGTACAAAATTGGAGAATTTATTATTTATAGTAATTGTGGATTATGTGAAGTAGAGGATATAGGTCCACTTAATATTTCAGGTATTAACAATAAAAAGGATTATTACACGCTAAAACCAATATATGAAAATGGAAAAATATTCATACCAATAGATACAGATGTATTTATGAGAGCAATTTCTACGTATGAAGAAGTTCAACAATTAATAGATGGTATTTCTTCCATGGAGGAAATGGATTGTAATGAGAAAAATGTAAATTTATTGCAATCTAAATATAAACGTTTTATTAAAAACTATGAGTGTGTAGATTTATTAGCTGTAATATTAGGTGTTTATAAGAAGAAATATAATGGAAAAAAACTAGGTCAAGTAGATGAAAAGTTTATGAAATTAGCTAAAGGATTAATTAATGATGAATTTTCAATTGCCTTAGGAATATCTAGAGAAGAAGTAGAAAAATATATTAAAGAAAAAGTTAGAGATAGACAATACAATAACTAA
- a CDS encoding cell wall-binding repeat-containing protein, with protein MRKYNKNMGIILSGVVIATTTQITTLSYALEDDKIQTKLEKNIEEKVTQSSNYAKSEVAKVTNEKELVAALRNENIKTVEIKNDIVITRHASDPERIEVNGKEKEIKGNGHTVSAIKENITIWICANTKIDNLKINQIRISSWSGTNLDIVNNSEINNVRLEISMNTRLENVRINKTIIQNSKNLVIKSSKMDSSSISHYGGMGGIAKIIDTEINGNHWRDDIIHTYDSKSNKASIYLSGGDIELEDVKITNPDDYAIYAVGSSIIDQLEEQKIRIKGTLDIDGVQKEAILLKMNNDSNKSVPLELHIDGDIKQKGDTYTIKAENKGNNIKVHYDESKIEKGTDPWSNEYYNTKNREGNTPPLPNYENPFVVVTNEYDFLRALEDPNVKTLNIRNDIVINGPEGELFSIRIEGNEKEIKGNGYTISNSAGPNLFYIYANTKMDNLKLDRGRIFTVEGKSLDIVNNSEINDIFIEFTNNILLENIKMNKSSVYGNGNLVVNSSKLKNSSISISDYYKNKGGVAKITNTEIDSRANAIDLSGGNIELENIKITNPGDHAIYVKGSKKLESKMRIKGTLEIDGSKKDAIVLKKGDNSSTDNPVELYIDGDIKQKGDTYTIKAEDEGKYTKVYYDENKIKKVIDKWSHTYYSTKNREGKEPQSVVYENKLVGDDRYQTAVKVSNEGWKNSSQVVIVNSNSIADALSATPFAKRKDAPILLTGPDKLNSETKKEISRLNAKYIFVIGGESSVSNSIINELKSMNLTVERISGNDRYKTSLEVAKKLYLASSEIAVVNGVTGLPDAISIAPVAGDRYMPIVLASPNEGTKVFDQYIKDNEVSKSYVIGSEASISDEIANKLPNPERLGGIDRNETNAAILEKFYTNEELNNIFIAKNGMKKPDDLIDALSVGVLASKEKSPVVIVGNDLNAKQESILSKKQPGKITKVGGNGNENAFNKLVNMFKN; from the coding sequence ATGAGAAAATATAATAAAAATATGGGGATTATTTTATCGGGAGTAGTAATAGCTACGACTACACAAATCACAACACTATCATATGCATTAGAAGACGATAAAATCCAAACTAAACTAGAAAAAAACATAGAAGAAAAAGTTACACAATCTTCTAATTATGCAAAATCAGAGGTTGCAAAAGTAACAAATGAAAAAGAGTTAGTAGCAGCATTGAGAAATGAAAATATAAAAACAGTAGAGATAAAAAATGATATAGTCATAACTCGACATGCAAGTGATCCTGAGAGGATAGAAGTAAATGGAAAGGAAAAAGAAATAAAGGGAAATGGACACACAGTAAGCGCTATCAAAGAAAATATAACAATATGGATATGTGCGAATACAAAGATAGATAATCTAAAGATAAATCAAATAAGAATATCTAGTTGGAGTGGAACTAACTTAGATATAGTAAACAACAGTGAAATAAACAATGTAAGACTAGAGATTTCAATGAATACAAGGTTAGAAAATGTAAGAATAAATAAAACTATAATACAAAATAGCAAAAACTTAGTTATAAAATCAAGTAAAATGGACTCGAGTTCAATTTCTCATTATGGAGGTATGGGTGGCATTGCGAAGATAATTGATACTGAAATAAATGGGAATCACTGGAGGGATGATATAATACATACGTATGATAGTAAGAGTAATAAAGCATCCATATATTTATCCGGAGGGGATATAGAATTAGAGGATGTAAAAATAACAAATCCAGATGATTATGCAATATATGCAGTAGGTTCTAGTATAATAGATCAATTAGAAGAGCAAAAGATAAGAATAAAAGGAACATTAGATATAGATGGGGTACAAAAAGAAGCAATATTGTTAAAGATGAATAATGATAGTAATAAAAGTGTGCCACTAGAACTTCATATAGACGGAGATATAAAGCAAAAAGGGGATACATATACAATAAAGGCAGAAAATAAAGGCAACAATATTAAGGTACACTATGATGAAAGTAAGATAGAAAAAGGAACTGACCCATGGTCAAATGAATATTACAACACTAAAAATAGAGAAGGAAACACACCACCACTTCCGAATTATGAAAATCCATTTGTAGTAGTAACAAATGAATATGATTTTCTAAGAGCATTAGAAGACCCAAATGTAAAAACTCTAAATATAAGAAATGATATAGTTATAAATGGACCTGAAGGCGAACTATTTAGTATAAGGATAGAAGGAAATGAAAAAGAAATAAAAGGAAATGGATATACAATAAGTAATAGTGCAGGACCAAACTTGTTTTACATATATGCAAATACAAAAATGGATAATTTAAAGCTAGATAGAGGAAGGATATTCACTGTAGAAGGAAAGAGTTTAGATATAGTAAATAACAGCGAAATAAATGATATATTCATAGAGTTTACAAATAATATATTATTAGAAAATATAAAAATGAATAAATCATCAGTATATGGTAATGGGAACTTAGTTGTAAATTCAAGTAAATTAAAAAATAGCTCGATTTCAATCTCAGACTATTATAAAAATAAAGGTGGAGTAGCTAAAATAACTAATACTGAAATAGATAGTCGAGCTAATGCAATAGATTTAAGTGGAGGAAATATAGAATTAGAAAATATAAAAATAACAAATCCAGGAGACCACGCAATATATGTAAAAGGGAGCAAGAAACTTGAAAGTAAGATGAGAATAAAGGGAACATTAGAGATAGATGGTTCAAAAAAAGACGCAATAGTTTTGAAGAAAGGTGATAATAGTAGTACAGATAATCCAGTAGAGCTATATATAGATGGAGATATAAAGCAAAAAGGAGATACATACACAATAAAGGCAGAAGATGAAGGTAAATACACTAAGGTATATTATGATGAAAATAAAATAAAAAAAGTAATTGATAAGTGGTCACATACTTATTATAGTACGAAAAATAGAGAAGGAAAAGAACCACAGTCTGTCGTATATGAAAATAAGCTAGTTGGAGATGATAGATATCAAACAGCTGTAAAAGTAAGTAATGAAGGGTGGAAAAACTCATCCCAGGTAGTAATAGTAAATTCAAATTCAATAGCAGATGCACTTAGTGCAACACCATTTGCAAAACGTAAAGATGCACCAATACTTCTAACAGGACCAGATAAATTAAATAGTGAAACTAAAAAAGAAATATCAAGGCTTAACGCTAAATATATTTTTGTAATAGGTGGAGAAAGCTCTGTATCAAATTCAATTATAAATGAATTAAAGTCTATGAACCTTACTGTAGAGAGGATAAGTGGAAATGATAGATATAAGACGTCTTTAGAAGTAGCTAAAAAATTATATCTTGCATCATCAGAAATAGCAGTTGTAAATGGAGTAACAGGACTTCCTGATGCAATAAGTATTGCTCCAGTTGCAGGGGATAGATATATGCCAATAGTATTAGCATCACCAAATGAAGGAACTAAGGTATTTGACCAATATATAAAAGATAACGAGGTATCAAAATCTTACGTTATAGGAAGTGAAGCATCTATATCAGATGAAATAGCTAATAAATTACCAAATCCAGAAAGATTAGGTGGAATAGATAGAAATGAAACTAATGCAGCTATATTAGAAAAGTTTTATACAAATGAAGAATTAAATAACATATTTATTGCTAAAAATGGAATGAAGAAGCCAGATGATTTAATAGATGCACTTTCAGTAGGGGTGCTAGCATCTAAAGAAAAGTCACCAGTAGTTATAGTAGGAAATGATTTAAATGCTAAGCAAGAAAGTATACTATCCAAAAAACAACCAGGCAAAATAACTAAGGTTGGTGGAAATGGAAATGAAAATGCATTTAATAAATTAGTAAATATGTTTAAGAATTAA
- a CDS encoding D-alanyl-D-alanine carboxypeptidase family protein yields the protein MKKFKSFKTIILTILILALTSVSSLANAQDNTGQIQGIVAESAIVMDMDTGEIIASKNADKQMPVASTIKLLTSLIYAENTSKSEQISFTEDALKTTQTALNNFKKVNPGDKISSDDLMKAVMIFSANDAAYLMADSVAGNTKDFVKMMNDRAKSMGLKDTHVVNPCGLESNALNPENKEINLSSAYDIAIIAREAFKNEWIRDTISEKNKKVTVNLAGSPVIIETRNKMLGQHGNIGGKTGNEAKAGRCFVGFFERDGRKLVTVALNSVYGANDVDVFNDTKIIADDGYNAKKQVFKKAGEKIDTVKLEYKLFGLFGPKKTVDAPIVVSKDIMYYKNPINDKNAKIEYNTKDKNAWKLADKEVELTFSLPNYKAKVPGKVDISLFDLIKANIVPYGIFVAVVGVVLAVSIILYRKISTNRMRKRKGYIFYKK from the coding sequence GTGAAAAAATTTAAGTCTTTTAAGACAATAATTCTAACAATTTTAATATTAGCACTAACATCTGTTAGTAGTTTAGCTAATGCCCAAGATAACACAGGTCAAATCCAAGGAATAGTTGCTGAGTCGGCAATAGTTATGGATATGGATACTGGCGAAATTATAGCATCAAAAAATGCCGATAAGCAAATGCCTGTAGCAAGTACTATAAAATTACTAACATCATTAATTTACGCAGAAAATACTTCAAAGTCAGAGCAGATTTCGTTTACTGAAGATGCACTTAAAACTACTCAAACAGCATTAAATAACTTTAAAAAGGTTAATCCAGGAGATAAAATTTCAAGTGATGATCTTATGAAAGCAGTTATGATTTTTTCTGCTAATGATGCTGCATATTTAATGGCAGACTCTGTAGCTGGAAATACTAAAGATTTCGTAAAGATGATGAACGACAGAGCAAAGTCTATGGGATTAAAAGATACACATGTAGTAAATCCATGTGGATTAGAAAGTAATGCTCTAAATCCAGAAAATAAAGAAATAAACTTATCAAGTGCATACGATATAGCAATAATTGCAAGAGAAGCTTTTAAGAATGAATGGATTAGAGATACCATATCAGAAAAAAATAAAAAGGTAACTGTTAACCTAGCAGGATCACCTGTTATTATTGAAACAAGAAATAAAATGCTTGGCCAACATGGCAATATAGGTGGAAAGACAGGAAATGAAGCTAAAGCAGGTCGCTGCTTTGTTGGTTTCTTTGAAAGAGATGGTAGAAAATTAGTTACAGTTGCTCTTAATTCTGTGTATGGGGCAAATGATGTAGATGTATTTAATGATACAAAGATAATTGCAGATGATGGATATAATGCTAAAAAGCAAGTATTTAAAAAAGCTGGAGAAAAGATTGATACAGTAAAATTAGAGTACAAGTTATTTGGGTTATTCGGGCCTAAAAAGACTGTAGATGCTCCAATTGTAGTATCAAAAGATATAATGTATTATAAAAATCCTATCAATGATAAAAATGCAAAAATAGAATATAACACTAAAGATAAAAATGCATGGAAATTAGCAGATAAAGAAGTAGAGCTAACATTTTCATTACCAAATTATAAAGCAAAGGTACCAGGAAAAGTGGATATATCATTATTTGATTTAATTAAAGCTAATATAGTACCATATGGTATTTTTGTTGCTGTTGTAGGAGTTGTTTTAGCAGTGTCTATAATATTGTATAGGAAAATATCTACAAATAGAATGCGTAAAAGAAAAGGATATATATTTTATAAAAAATAA
- a CDS encoding L,D-transpeptidase family protein, giving the protein MKEYKRQQQNLYKYTLANTNLREEKSTSSNVITVIPARSKVQVIEAEEYWYEVLYNGKRGYIYSDYLSKTKYTWTDVTLRSYPSAESNPVTTIPPKSIVQVLSVNGDWSHVMYNNQEGYIFSYFLSDDGNLPKEYDFKYFYTDMTKFVNDNKIKSPTTNLITTDLKNKLTYIFEKNHDGSWNLLYKWSCTVGKPSTPTIRGTFYVSGRKPYFGSDIYRVKYATRIRGSYYYHSILFNAAGTEIIDDRLGMALSHGCVRLATENAMWIYNNVLDKTTIIIN; this is encoded by the coding sequence ATGAAAGAATATAAAAGACAACAACAAAATTTATATAAGTATACCTTAGCTAACACTAATCTAAGAGAAGAAAAGTCTACTTCTTCAAATGTAATCACTGTAATACCTGCAAGGTCTAAGGTTCAAGTTATTGAAGCTGAAGAATATTGGTATGAAGTATTATATAATGGAAAAAGAGGATATATATATAGTGATTATTTATCCAAAACGAAATATACATGGACAGATGTTACTTTAAGATCTTATCCATCTGCTGAATCAAATCCAGTAACTACAATTCCTCCAAAATCTATAGTACAAGTTCTGTCTGTAAATGGAGATTGGAGTCATGTTATGTATAATAATCAAGAAGGATATATATTTAGCTATTTCCTTTCTGATGATGGAAACCTACCTAAAGAATATGATTTTAAGTACTTTTACACAGATATGACAAAGTTTGTAAATGATAATAAAATTAAAAGTCCCACTACAAATTTAATTACAACAGATTTAAAAAATAAGCTTACTTATATATTTGAAAAAAATCATGATGGTTCATGGAATTTACTTTATAAGTGGTCATGTACAGTAGGAAAACCTAGTACACCAACTATTAGGGGAACTTTTTATGTTAGCGGTAGAAAGCCTTACTTTGGATCTGATATTTATAGGGTAAAATACGCTACTAGAATCCGAGGTAGCTACTATTATCATTCAATTTTATTTAATGCAGCAGGAACTGAAATAATTGATGATAGACTTGGTATGGCTTTGAGCCATGGATGTGTTAGATTAGCTACAGAAAATGCTATGTGGATTTATAATAATGTATTAGATAAAACTACTATAATTATAAATTAA
- a CDS encoding N-acetylmuramoyl-L-alanine amidase family protein — MKWYLDFGHGGKDPGALGEFSKESDIVLKVGNLIKNTLEKSNKTIITSRTNDTYHTLEERVNKANKEKCNYFISIHLNSSNNKSVRGCEVWVYAKNSKLYNLSKNICNSLSKSINTKNRGVKISKEFYVLRKTTMPALLIEIDFISNIEFEKNLSNSYFLENIANTISNELLSFVNKEMNNKKLYRVCIGAFEDMKNAINFKNKAISKGFSDTYII, encoded by the coding sequence ATGAAATGGTACTTAGATTTTGGTCATGGTGGCAAAGACCCAGGAGCATTAGGAGAGTTTTCAAAAGAAAGCGATATAGTCTTAAAGGTAGGAAACTTAATAAAAAATACATTAGAAAAATCAAATAAAACTATAATAACAAGTAGAACAAATGATACATACCACACACTAGAAGAAAGAGTAAATAAGGCAAATAAAGAAAAATGTAATTACTTTATAAGCATCCACCTAAATTCATCAAATAATAAATCAGTAAGAGGATGCGAAGTATGGGTATACGCCAAAAATTCAAAACTATATAACCTATCTAAAAACATTTGTAATTCTCTATCAAAATCAATAAATACTAAAAATCGAGGAGTGAAAATATCAAAAGAATTTTATGTGCTTAGAAAAACAACAATGCCTGCACTATTAATAGAAATAGATTTTATATCAAATATAGAATTTGAGAAAAATCTATCTAATAGTTATTTCCTGGAAAATATAGCAAATACAATATCTAATGAGCTTTTATCTTTTGTAAATAAGGAAATGAATAATAAAAAACTATATCGTGTGTGTATAGGAGCTTTTGAGGATATGAAAAATGCTATAAATTTTAAAAACAAAGCTATATCTAAAGGATTTAGTGATACTTATATAATATAA
- a CDS encoding ECF transporter S component: MDNKTKKIVINGLMIALVCLATMTIQIPIPGTQGYVNVGDSVIFISSILFGPFTGMIAGGVGSALADILSGYSHWALFTLIIKGLEGYIVGVTILKRHTMINMVSSTLLGSIVMVIGYFLAGILLNGGVLVSAGSIPANIVQGITSIVIAVPITCSLRKTSYVKRLNAQH; the protein is encoded by the coding sequence ATGGATAATAAAACTAAGAAAATCGTAATAAATGGACTTATGATAGCATTAGTATGCCTTGCTACAATGACTATTCAAATTCCAATACCTGGGACACAAGGATATGTAAATGTAGGTGATAGTGTAATATTTATTTCATCAATTTTATTTGGACCATTTACAGGAATGATTGCAGGGGGAGTAGGTTCAGCACTAGCAGATATTTTAAGTGGATATTCTCATTGGGCATTATTTACTCTTATTATAAAAGGTTTAGAAGGATATATAGTAGGTGTTACTATATTAAAAAGACATACAATGATAAATATGGTTTCTTCAACTTTACTAGGAAGTATAGTTATGGTAATTGGTTACTTTTTAGCAGGTATATTATTAAATGGAGGTGTTTTAGTTTCAGCAGGTTCTATACCAGCAAACATAGTTCAAGGAATAACAAGTATAGTTATAGCAGTTCCTATTACTTGCTCTTTAAGAAAAACAAGTTATGTAAAGCGTCTTAATGCTCAACACTAA
- a CDS encoding ArsR/SmtB family transcription factor, with product MKIIQMLKALGDETRIRIVNILREGPLCVCEIESILRITQSNASRHLNKLMNANIVTYYKEAKYVYYKLDEKTLKKYNFIKVFLENELDKEEKLKYDYDILTAYKDAGLNCENVSKVKDIICKINKRKSL from the coding sequence ATGAAGATAATACAAATGTTAAAGGCTCTAGGAGATGAAACTAGAATAAGAATAGTCAATATTTTAAGAGAAGGTCCATTATGCGTTTGTGAAATTGAATCAATACTTAGAATTACACAATCTAATGCATCTAGGCATTTGAATAAGTTAATGAATGCTAATATAGTTACTTATTACAAAGAGGCAAAATATGTGTATTATAAATTAGATGAAAAAACTTTAAAAAAATATAACTTTATAAAAGTTTTTTTAGAAAATGAATTAGATAAAGAGGAAAAATTAAAATATGACTATGATATTTTAACAGCCTATAAAGATGCTGGATTAAATTGTGAAAATGTATCTAAAGTCAAAGATATAATTTGTAAAATTAACAAAAGAAAATCACTTTAG
- a CDS encoding metallophosphoesterase family protein, with amino-acid sequence MRIAVISDIHSNIYALDKVLLDIDKKNVDMIVCTGDLVGYGTRPNEVIHRIKEENILTIMGNYDDAIGNSKIVCGCDYPDPKDAHNAGLSMHFTGKEITEENKKYLRNLPKEVVLIFNNKTIRFVHGSTRVINEYLKENSKEADEVMNELVEDILVCGHTHIPYAKYHGEKLLVNAGSVGKPKTNRPDANYVIIDIKNNDELSKTYSSVEVEIIEVEYNFEKLAKEIEENEILPNKFARLIREGNSK; translated from the coding sequence ATGAGAATAGCAGTAATATCAGATATACACAGTAATATATATGCACTTGATAAAGTTTTATTAGATATTGACAAAAAAAATGTAGATATGATAGTATGCACAGGTGATCTAGTAGGATATGGAACTCGACCAAATGAAGTTATACATAGGATAAAGGAAGAAAATATACTTACTATAATGGGAAATTATGATGATGCTATAGGAAACTCTAAAATAGTATGTGGATGTGATTATCCAGATCCTAAAGATGCTCATAATGCTGGACTTTCAATGCATTTTACAGGGAAAGAAATAACTGAAGAAAATAAAAAATATTTAAGAAATCTTCCGAAAGAAGTAGTATTAATTTTTAACAATAAAACTATAAGATTTGTTCATGGAAGTACTAGAGTAATAAATGAATACTTAAAGGAAAACTCTAAAGAAGCAGATGAAGTTATGAACGAGTTGGTAGAGGATATATTAGTTTGTGGTCATACGCACATACCATATGCAAAGTATCATGGAGAAAAATTACTTGTAAATGCAGGAAGTGTAGGAAAGCCAAAAACTAATAGACCTGATGCAAATTATGTAATTATAGATATAAAAAATAATGATGAGTTATCAAAAACGTATTCAAGTGTTGAAGTTGAAATAATTGAAGTAGAATATAATTTTGAGAAACTAGCAAAAGAAATTGAGGAAAATGAAATACTTCCAAATAAATTTGCAAGACTTATAAGAGAGGGTAACTCAAAATAA
- a CDS encoding arsenic metallochaperone ArsD family protein, whose product MRIEIFESMNYGIQGLTDTSKDMKASKFYQDLNMLKSQYNDIEVLTYKVDVYGARPKKIDFLINTGGNKLVKEMSNKKLPIIFINDEIIKCGEYPNIEEIKAYIQASN is encoded by the coding sequence GTGAGAATAGAGATTTTTGAATCAATGAATTATGGAATACAAGGTTTAACGGATACATCTAAGGATATGAAAGCTTCAAAATTTTATCAAGATTTAAATATGTTAAAGTCTCAATATAACGATATAGAAGTTTTAACTTATAAGGTGGATGTATATGGAGCTAGACCTAAAAAAATAGATTTTTTAATAAATACAGGTGGAAATAAATTAGTCAAGGAAATGAGCAATAAAAAGTTGCCCATAATATTTATAAATGATGAGATTATCAAATGTGGAGAATATCCAAATATAGAAGAAATTAAAGCGTATATACAAGCTAGTAATTAG
- a CDS encoding PH domain-containing protein, protein MNIVKLGFFGYENMGKEHEGFNHFLGTNEEIIYSFKGIRDELVFTDKRVIMLNIQGLTGKKKEFRFFHYNKINSYAIESSGSFDLDSEVKLVIGSVQYEFELGKGIDVMAIGRLISDAV, encoded by the coding sequence ATGAACATAGTAAAATTAGGATTTTTCGGATATGAAAATATGGGAAAAGAACATGAAGGATTCAATCACTTCTTAGGAACTAATGAAGAAATAATATACTCATTTAAAGGAATAAGAGATGAACTTGTATTTACAGACAAAAGAGTAATAATGCTTAATATCCAAGGATTAACAGGAAAGAAAAAAGAATTTAGGTTTTTCCATTACAACAAAATAAACAGCTATGCAATAGAGAGTTCTGGAAGTTTTGATTTAGATAGTGAAGTTAAGTTAGTAATAGGTAGTGTTCAATATGAGTTTGAACTAGGCAAAGGCATAGATGTAATGGCTATAGGTAGATTAATAAGTGATGCAGTATAA
- a CDS encoding GNAT family N-acetyltransferase — translation MKIREYKSSDCDKIADLFYNTVHFINAKDYTQEQLNVWATGNIDIYKWDKSFLNNYTLVAEENNMIIGFGDINNEGYLDRLYVHKDYQNIGIATALCDKLEKRYHVEYIITHSSITAKPFFEKRRYKVIKKQFVERNGIRLTNYIMKKYINSSLSAY, via the coding sequence ATGAAGATAAGGGAATATAAATCAAGTGATTGTGATAAAATAGCAGATTTGTTTTATAATACTGTTCATTTCATTAATGCAAAAGACTATACACAAGAACAATTAAATGTATGGGCTACAGGAAATATTGATATTTATAAATGGGATAAATCTTTTTTAAATAACTATACATTGGTTGCAGAAGAAAATAATATGATAATTGGCTTTGGTGATATTAATAATGAAGGATATCTAGATAGATTATATGTACATAAGGATTATCAAAACATTGGTATTGCTACTGCTCTTTGCGATAAATTAGAAAAGCGATACCATGTAGAATACATTATAACTCATTCATCCATAACTGCAAAACCATTTTTTGAAAAGCGTAGATATAAAGTAATAAAAAAACAATTTGTTGAGAGAAATGGTATAAGGCTAACGAATTATATAATGAAAAAATATATAAATTCCAGTTTATCTGCATATTAA
- a CDS encoding helix-turn-helix domain-containing protein, whose translation MARLENAKYNPSLELAVRISKELNTPLEKLFIFEF comes from the coding sequence ATAGCTCGCTTAGAAAATGCAAAGTACAATCCTTCACTTGAATTAGCTGTTAGAATTTCAAAGGAGTTAAATACTCCCCTTGAAAAACTATTTATCTTTGAATTTTAA
- a CDS encoding VanZ family protein: MSSLYPFICVILPCLIYQIFAIKQGDLKEKTYLVPHLIWVYIFLIYIYLAISVAGIGSVWDIGQYSGIIRLEEINLILFNSNGILTYILNIIMFMPLGFLLPLIWERFRNPIRVFLTGVGFSLAIEICQLFNHRATDIDDLVMNSLGAVLGYFIWIFVSNLFNSINKEIAFISKSEDTMDTYKTTMSISKNEAIIYLILSVLGEFFLYNWYIFPN, translated from the coding sequence ATGTCGAGTCTTTATCCATTTATTTGTGTAATATTACCTTGTTTAATATACCAAATATTTGCTATAAAACAGGGAGATTTAAAAGAAAAAACATATTTAGTACCACATTTAATATGGGTATATATTTTCTTAATTTATATTTATTTAGCAATTAGTGTAGCAGGGATTGGTAGTGTATGGGATATAGGTCAATATAGTGGAATTATTAGATTAGAAGAAATAAATTTAATTTTATTTAACTCAAATGGTATTTTGACTTATATTTTAAATATTATTATGTTTATGCCTTTAGGATTTTTACTTCCTTTGATTTGGGAGAGATTTAGAAATCCTATTAGAGTATTTCTAACTGGAGTAGGCTTTTCATTAGCAATTGAGATTTGTCAACTATTCAACCATAGAGCTACAGATATTGATGATTTAGTAATGAATTCTTTAGGTGCTGTTTTGGGGTATTTTATATGGATATTTGTAAGCAATTTATTTAATAGCATAAATAAAGAAATTGCTTTTATATCTAAAAGTGAAGATACTATGGATACATATAAAACCACTATGTCCATATCTAAAAATGAGGCTATCATATATCTTATATTATCTGTTTTAGGAGAATTTTTCTTGTACAATTGGTATATTTTCCCTAACTAA